The following are from one region of the Hymenobacter sp. YIM 151858-1 genome:
- a CDS encoding Ig-like domain-containing protein: MASIPQYFSYVIWNAPTLTIAGSGAGTLPPWFTFANVGGIYEPSVNRQGHVASKPANATPILNSFAGVKTLVKGQVYEIYAKQAFTTGSELLLTMPDQAPANQAPSVALSLSTTNVTAGQQVTATALASDSDGTVTKVEFYNGSTLLGEDTVSPYAYSWSPAAGAYSITAKVYDDKGGSNTSSPVTLTVNAAVVTPTVTGMSPASGPVGTSVTFTGTGLSQIQSVSFGGAGQITVLVNGAGTQLTAAVPAGASSGNVLLNYPGNSLTAGVFTVTPAAPLPVEYIAFGNSITAGYGLTNQSDRWADQAVTLLSGSGVTLRSVLGYPGQNITYLKARVSDALQPLRDSSKEQWVLIQELTNTTTDGTAAANVYAQLVELQQQVKALGFKVASFTMTPLDTSTPLRNQQAADIAVLQRSNVGSNGSDMVLDIRSSQYFNEAADSNDTRVFNPDKLHIAPDGYKVMAQLVNKALRLTTKTGVVTISEYTLPVIAPPPIPVEDVVWAGFTTGISATGNTLNATTDGGAYSTRAVNLQTSATDSYYEFTIDDIARGDQYVTGFSDHATAASDFGDHQISVHILSGQIRAFGSAKTGNWYNGNNGSGMVPGDKVRITLRKNGSESKVIYSINGTQFDEVALPVISGPLRVDAAFLGAGVLASAKISGPNLVTA, translated from the coding sequence ATGGCTTCCATCCCGCAGTACTTCTCCTACGTTATCTGGAACGCGCCCACCCTGACCATTGCCGGGTCAGGGGCGGGCACGCTGCCGCCTTGGTTTACCTTCGCCAACGTCGGCGGCATCTACGAGCCCTCCGTCAACCGGCAGGGGCACGTCGCCTCCAAGCCCGCCAACGCCACCCCCATTCTTAACTCCTTTGCCGGCGTGAAGACGCTGGTAAAGGGGCAGGTGTACGAAATCTACGCCAAGCAGGCGTTTACAACCGGCAGCGAGTTGCTGCTGACGATGCCCGACCAGGCACCCGCGAACCAAGCCCCGTCGGTGGCCCTCTCTCTGTCCACCACCAACGTTACGGCGGGCCAGCAGGTCACGGCTACGGCCCTGGCCTCCGACTCGGACGGCACCGTAACGAAAGTGGAGTTCTACAACGGCAGCACCTTGCTCGGGGAGGACACCGTTTCGCCGTACGCCTACTCCTGGTCGCCCGCAGCGGGAGCTTATAGTATCACGGCCAAGGTCTACGACGACAAAGGAGGCAGCAACACCTCCTCGCCCGTGACGCTTACGGTAAACGCGGCGGTGGTAACCCCCACCGTTACGGGCATGAGCCCGGCCAGCGGCCCGGTGGGTACGTCGGTTACCTTCACGGGCACGGGCCTGAGCCAAATCCAATCGGTGTCGTTCGGCGGGGCCGGGCAAATCACGGTATTGGTAAACGGCGCGGGCACGCAGCTCACGGCCGCCGTGCCTGCGGGTGCCAGCTCAGGCAACGTGCTGCTGAACTACCCCGGCAATTCGCTCACGGCGGGCGTGTTCACGGTAACGCCAGCGGCCCCGCTGCCGGTGGAGTACATCGCCTTTGGCAACTCCATTACAGCAGGCTACGGCCTTACCAACCAATCCGACCGCTGGGCCGACCAGGCGGTAACCTTGCTGAGTGGGTCGGGCGTTACGCTCCGCTCGGTGCTGGGTTACCCCGGCCAGAACATTACCTACCTCAAAGCGCGGGTATCGGACGCGCTGCAACCCCTGCGCGACAGCAGCAAGGAGCAATGGGTGTTGATTCAGGAACTCACCAACACCACCACGGACGGCACCGCTGCGGCGAACGTGTACGCGCAGCTAGTCGAGTTGCAGCAGCAGGTAAAGGCGCTGGGCTTCAAGGTGGCCTCGTTTACCATGACGCCGCTGGATACGAGCACGCCGCTGCGCAACCAGCAGGCCGCCGATATTGCCGTACTGCAACGCAGCAACGTGGGCAGCAACGGCTCGGACATGGTGCTGGACATTCGTTCAAGCCAGTACTTCAACGAAGCCGCCGACAGCAACGACACGCGGGTTTTCAACCCGGATAAGCTGCACATCGCCCCCGATGGCTACAAGGTCATGGCGCAGCTCGTGAACAAGGCCCTGCGCCTGACCACGAAGACGGGCGTGGTAACCATCAGCGAATACACGCTGCCCGTCATCGCCCCGCCCCCCATCCCCGTAGAAGACGTGGTTTGGGCGGGCTTCACCACCGGCATCAGCGCCACGGGCAACACCCTGAACGCCACCACCGACGGCGGGGCCTACTCCACGCGGGCGGTGAACTTGCAGACCAGCGCCACCGACAGCTACTACGAGTTCACTATCGACGACATTGCGCGCGGCGACCAGTACGTAACGGGCTTTTCCGACCACGCCACGGCCGCCTCTGACTTTGGCGACCACCAGATCAGCGTCCACATCTTGTCGGGCCAGATACGCGCCTTTGGCTCGGCCAAAACGGGCAACTGGTACAACGGCAACAATGGTTCTGGCATGGTACCCGGCGACAAGGTGCGGATTACCCTGCGCAAGAACGGCAGCGAATCGAAGGTGATTTACTCGATCAACGGAACGCAGTTCGACGAGGTGGCCCTGCCGGTCATCAGCGGGCCGCTACGGGTAGACGCGGCCTTCCTGGGCGCGGGCGTACTCGCCAGCGCCAAGATCAGCGGCCCGAATTTGGTAACCGCTTAA
- a CDS encoding glycoside hydrolase family 55 protein, with protein sequence MATAQRKNDFYYGILDDLTGEALTYAKVTKWANGQAMTDSLVDGAIYKKIGTEYFKRVVQGPVNVLSLGVKNDDSTRNQAALQRAMELLPPNTTFFFPQGTYRFGPLPARYNCFGVTPVAIHISATGAHFVGEQETVFKFDEGCIGVQLNGGTARGLWKSENIRYIGPGSDSLLEGRVLHTGATKPNGQPNPDAGRTLGDASLDYENYQFNGINGWGQFILHNCDVQQFSGHGVCIYGSPEVYMPGVKFDITGTLSPFQPPANQLFTPDDPGDQYRVGNGWKVTINGATAQNTGYVNQGFAINLVDLVTGAPIPNMPTSGKWTATIEPRGGALIADNSQITGVCNFDYNGGCGLYMVGADGNQTNVVGLSVRENGLWGIDDNSFLGSGFYGCHGTRNGRRINKLAINNIFGHDYLPIGSFRTRSLNARSFWSFCYSEQGNQGNSFVEANSVVIGGLDGQPWDGPGLVIIGSQMNNFGIGRFGFNREGLTFTPTRDRYVVLQATVELRAGNQLWFTMNSDADANRIPAVGQKVNVLKLEATILERQGRSFRYGPPEPYQPTSGTWPVAFTELSTNPQKDMLRFRESAAGAWVFGYGGSDIGQGEQNRLTFAEAGHVVSERVIPVPGLHTSHRYLGARLETVAATPQAFYDALPAGAAVRVNDQVSAASGAENSPLGWVCVQGGVKASLPAGVTANGNGPTFQLSQGWAALGIANGAYLKIGNFVYQVTGFDGQNGVYVSPGPQDYSQGQSVQYATPKWRPLGTGLGTTAQRPNLAGFAGPWPYFNTELGKQEVWTGSAWVFN encoded by the coding sequence ATGGCAACCGCGCAACGCAAAAACGACTTTTACTACGGCATCCTCGACGATTTGACCGGCGAGGCGCTTACCTACGCCAAGGTCACCAAGTGGGCCAACGGGCAGGCCATGACCGACTCGCTCGTGGACGGGGCCATCTACAAGAAGATCGGCACCGAGTACTTCAAGCGCGTGGTGCAGGGCCCGGTGAACGTGCTCTCGCTCGGCGTCAAAAACGACGACAGCACCCGCAACCAAGCCGCCCTGCAACGGGCGATGGAGCTGCTGCCGCCCAACACGACCTTCTTCTTCCCGCAGGGCACCTACCGCTTCGGCCCGCTGCCCGCCCGCTACAACTGCTTCGGCGTCACGCCCGTCGCCATCCACATCTCGGCCACGGGCGCGCACTTCGTGGGCGAGCAGGAAACCGTGTTCAAGTTCGACGAGGGCTGCATCGGCGTACAGCTCAACGGCGGCACGGCGCGCGGGCTGTGGAAGTCCGAGAACATCCGCTACATCGGCCCCGGCTCGGACTCCCTGCTCGAAGGCCGGGTGCTGCACACGGGCGCGACCAAGCCCAACGGGCAGCCCAACCCCGACGCGGGCCGCACCCTCGGCGACGCCTCGCTCGACTACGAGAACTACCAGTTCAACGGCATCAACGGCTGGGGGCAGTTCATCCTCCACAACTGCGACGTGCAGCAGTTCTCCGGCCACGGGGTCTGCATCTACGGCTCGCCCGAGGTGTACATGCCCGGCGTCAAGTTCGACATCACGGGTACGCTCTCGCCCTTCCAGCCCCCGGCCAACCAGTTGTTTACCCCCGACGACCCCGGCGACCAGTACCGCGTCGGCAACGGCTGGAAGGTAACCATCAACGGGGCCACGGCCCAGAACACGGGCTACGTCAACCAAGGCTTCGCCATCAACCTCGTGGATTTGGTCACGGGGGCCCCCATCCCGAACATGCCCACCTCGGGCAAGTGGACGGCCACCATCGAGCCGCGCGGCGGGGCGCTCATCGCCGACAACTCCCAGATCACGGGCGTCTGCAACTTCGACTACAACGGCGGCTGCGGCCTCTACATGGTCGGGGCCGACGGCAACCAGACCAACGTGGTGGGCTTGTCCGTGCGCGAGAACGGGCTGTGGGGCATCGACGACAACTCCTTCCTCGGCTCGGGCTTCTACGGCTGCCACGGCACGCGCAACGGCCGCCGCATCAACAAGCTGGCCATCAACAACATCTTCGGCCACGACTACCTGCCCATCGGCTCGTTCCGCACCCGCTCGCTCAACGCCCGCTCGTTCTGGTCGTTCTGCTACTCCGAGCAGGGCAACCAGGGCAACAGCTTCGTGGAAGCCAACTCGGTGGTGATCGGCGGCCTCGACGGCCAGCCGTGGGACGGGCCGGGCCTGGTCATCATCGGCTCGCAGATGAACAACTTCGGCATCGGGCGCTTCGGCTTCAACCGCGAGGGCCTGACCTTTACGCCCACCCGTGACCGCTACGTGGTGCTGCAAGCCACGGTGGAGCTGCGGGCGGGCAACCAGCTCTGGTTTACCATGAACTCGGACGCGGACGCCAACCGCATCCCGGCCGTGGGCCAGAAGGTCAACGTGCTCAAGCTGGAAGCCACCATCCTCGAACGCCAGGGCCGCTCGTTCCGCTACGGCCCGCCCGAGCCCTACCAGCCCACCTCGGGCACCTGGCCGGTGGCCTTCACGGAGCTGAGCACCAACCCGCAGAAAGACATGCTCCGCTTCCGCGAGTCGGCGGCGGGGGCGTGGGTGTTCGGCTACGGCGGCTCCGACATCGGGCAGGGCGAGCAAAACCGCCTGACCTTCGCCGAGGCCGGCCACGTCGTCAGCGAGCGGGTGATACCCGTGCCGGGCCTGCACACCAGCCACCGCTACCTCGGGGCGCGGCTGGAAACCGTGGCCGCCACCCCGCAGGCGTTCTACGACGCGCTGCCCGCCGGCGCGGCCGTGCGCGTCAACGACCAGGTAAGCGCCGCCTCGGGCGCGGAAAACAGCCCGCTCGGCTGGGTATGCGTGCAGGGCGGGGTCAAGGCCAGCCTGCCCGCCGGCGTCACGGCCAACGGCAACGGCCCCACCTTCCAGCTCTCGCAGGGCTGGGCGGCGCTGGGCATCGCCAACGGGGCCTACCTGAAAATCGGCAACTTCGTCTACCAGGTAACGGGCTTCGACGGGCAGAACGGCGTGTACGTGAGCCCTGGCCCGCAGGACTACAGCCAGGGCCAGAGCGTGCAGTACGCGACCCCGAAGTGGCGCCCCCTGGGCACGGGCCTCGGCACCACGGCGCAGCGCCCCAACCTGGCGGGCTTCGCCGGGCCGTGGCCGTACTTCAACACCGAACTCGGCAAACAAGAGGTCTGGACGGGGAGCGCCTGGGTTTTTAACTAG